One genomic segment of Aliarcobacter cibarius includes these proteins:
- a CDS encoding serine hydroxymethyltransferase, with translation MRYITEENLKVADSEVFEIIEAELKRQTNHLEMIASENFTSPAVMQAMGSVFTNKYAEGYPYKRYYGGCEQADKVEQLAIDRACKIFGCKFANVQPHSGSQANGAVYAALLKAGDKILGMDLSHGGHLTHGSKPSFSGQNYSAFYYGVELDGRINYDKVAEIAKIVQPKIIVCGASAYAREIDFKRFREIADSVNAILFADIAHIAGLVAAGEHQSPFPHAHVVTTTTHKTLRGPRGGMVMTDDEEIAKKINSAIFPGLQGGPLVHVIAAKAVAFKEILDPKWKDYAKQVKANAKVLGEVLVKRGYDIVSGGTDNHLVLVSFLNKPFSGKDADAALGDAGITVNKNTVPGETRSPFVTSGIRIGSPALTARGMKEKEFEFIANKICDVLDNIEDKELHKKINKELEELASNFVIYNSSTY, from the coding sequence ATGAGATATATAACAGAAGAAAATTTAAAAGTAGCAGACTCAGAGGTATTTGAAATAATTGAGGCTGAATTAAAAAGACAAACAAACCATTTAGAAATGATTGCTAGTGAAAACTTTACTTCACCTGCAGTTATGCAAGCTATGGGTTCAGTATTTACAAACAAATATGCTGAAGGTTATCCATATAAAAGATATTATGGTGGTTGTGAGCAAGCTGACAAAGTAGAACAACTTGCAATTGACAGAGCTTGTAAAATATTTGGTTGTAAATTTGCAAATGTTCAACCTCACAGTGGATCTCAAGCAAATGGTGCAGTTTATGCAGCATTATTAAAAGCTGGTGATAAAATCTTAGGTATGGATTTATCTCATGGTGGACATTTAACTCACGGAAGTAAACCTAGCTTCTCTGGTCAAAACTACTCTGCTTTCTATTATGGTGTTGAACTTGATGGAAGAATTAATTATGATAAAGTAGCTGAAATTGCTAAAATTGTTCAACCAAAAATTATTGTTTGTGGTGCAAGTGCATATGCTAGAGAGATTGATTTTAAAAGATTTAGAGAAATAGCTGATAGTGTAAATGCTATTTTATTTGCTGATATTGCTCACATTGCTGGTCTTGTTGCTGCTGGTGAACATCAATCTCCATTCCCTCATGCTCATGTTGTAACAACAACTACTCATAAGACTTTAAGAGGTCCAAGAGGTGGTATGGTTATGACTGATGATGAAGAGATTGCTAAAAAAATTAATAGTGCAATTTTCCCAGGATTACAAGGTGGACCTTTAGTTCATGTAATTGCTGCAAAAGCTGTTGCATTTAAAGAAATTCTTGATCCAAAATGGAAAGATTATGCAAAACAAGTAAAAGCTAATGCAAAAGTATTAGGAGAAGTGCTTGTAAAAAGAGGATATGATATTGTAAGTGGTGGAACAGATAATCACTTAGTACTAGTATCATTCTTAAATAAACCATTTAGTGGTAAAGATGCAGATGCAGCTTTAGGAGATGCAGGAATTACTGTAAATAAAAATACAGTTCCAGGTGAAACAAGAAGCCCATTTGTTACAAGTGGTATTAGAATAGGAAGCCCTGCACTAACTGCAAGAGGAATGAAAGAAAAAGAATTTGAATTTATTGCAAATAAAATTTGTGATGTACTAGACAATATTGAAGATAAAGAGTTACATAAAAAAATCAACAAAGAACTTGAAGAATTAGCAAGCAACTTTGTTATTTACAACAGCTCTACGTATTAA
- a CDS encoding endonuclease III domain-containing protein has translation MNKIFKIYNKLYNTYGPQGWWPFMDLKEYYHKLDYSYPKNENQIFEVCLASILTQNRSFKQVVQSLENLRNADVLDYKKIKNLPIKKLKELIKPSGYSNQKSQYILNFINFFENLNGKIPTRDELLKIKGVGEETADSMLLYGFKQPHFKVDAYTKRLLLHNNLINEKTKYIEIKNLFEKELKKEIKDEHELVIVYQEFHALIVCHSKLYYSKQPYGNGCFINQIL, from the coding sequence ATGAACAAGATATTTAAAATTTATAATAAACTTTATAACACTTATGGCCCTCAAGGTTGGTGGCCATTTATGGATTTAAAGGAGTACTATCATAAACTTGATTACTCATATCCAAAAAATGAAAATCAAATCTTTGAAGTATGCTTAGCTTCGATTTTAACTCAAAATAGAAGTTTTAAGCAAGTTGTTCAAAGTCTTGAAAATCTAAGAAATGCTGATGTTTTAGATTATAAGAAAATAAAAAATCTTCCAATAAAAAAGTTAAAAGAATTAATAAAGCCTTCAGGATATAGCAATCAAAAATCTCAATATATTCTAAATTTTATAAATTTTTTTGAGAATCTGAATGGAAAAATTCCAACTAGAGATGAACTTTTAAAAATAAAAGGAGTTGGAGAAGAAACCGCTGATAGTATGCTGTTGTATGGTTTTAAACAACCTCATTTTAAAGTAGATGCATATACAAAAAGATTGTTACTTCATAATAATCTTATAAATGAAAAAACAAAATATATAGAGATTAAGAATCTTTTTGAAAAAGAATTAAAAAAAGAGATAAAAGATGAACATGAGCTAGTGATTGTCTATCAAGAATTTCATGCTTTAATAGTTTGTCATTCAAAACTATACTATTCAAAACAACCTTATGGAAATGGTTGTTTTATAAATCAAATTTTATAA
- a CDS encoding cation:proton antiporter domain-containing protein, whose amino-acid sequence MEHFLLTLFLALFTATILNIIFKRFGISQIIGYILTGVIISYGFHLKGANISSLDAIAEFGIVFLMFTIGLEISFDKIRKMKEILLLNGFLQVHISAGLIFLATYFIFHLSIEVSLIISFAFSLSSTAIVLPYLKSSKDIHTPYGEKTTAILIYQDLAVIPILLLISFLTNEKLSITEVILNTFISAVVITLFMFIFGKRIIDWLLQFSSKTRLEELFISAVFSIVIGAALLAEYLGFTYSLGAFLAGMIIADTKFRIKVESDISNFKDLLLGTFFFTVGTKIDIIYFLENTHIIVGLFLLIMIIKGLVVYLIIRRKSDNNTSIKSAIALCQVGEFSFAIFTLASSQHVIPVQTANFLTLISVMSMILTPFFLNNIYKISSLLSKDLYESDNIQPLDEQNHIIICGFSILGRVVARDLADRNVPFIIVTNDLRQVQFATKMGYKAYFGHLQKKSVLEALRTEKSSSIIVTITETHDKILICDAILKYYPEANIILKYESMEEKHLLMDLNIKKFVHAHAEVGRLLVEEATHSCDLSLHKYD is encoded by the coding sequence ATGGAACATTTCTTATTAACACTCTTTTTAGCTCTATTTACAGCAACAATTTTAAATATAATATTTAAAAGGTTTGGAATTTCTCAAATTATAGGATATATTTTAACAGGGGTTATAATATCTTATGGTTTTCATTTAAAGGGTGCAAATATAAGCTCTTTAGATGCAATTGCAGAATTTGGAATTGTTTTTTTAATGTTTACAATAGGTCTAGAAATAAGCTTTGATAAAATTAGAAAAATGAAAGAGATTTTACTCTTAAATGGTTTTTTGCAAGTACATATAAGTGCTGGATTAATATTTCTAGCTACATATTTTATTTTTCATTTAAGTATTGAAGTATCTTTGATTATATCATTTGCATTTTCATTATCTTCTACAGCTATTGTTTTACCATATTTGAAATCTTCAAAAGATATTCATACGCCTTATGGAGAGAAAACAACGGCTATATTAATTTATCAAGATTTAGCAGTTATTCCAATTTTATTATTAATTTCATTTTTAACAAATGAAAAATTGTCTATAACCGAAGTTATTTTAAATACATTTATTTCCGCAGTTGTAATTACTTTATTTATGTTTATCTTTGGAAAAAGAATAATAGATTGGTTATTACAATTTTCATCAAAAACAAGGTTAGAAGAGCTTTTTATTAGTGCAGTATTCTCTATAGTTATAGGAGCCGCTCTTTTGGCAGAATATTTAGGATTTACATATTCTTTGGGTGCTTTTTTAGCGGGAATGATAATCGCAGATACAAAATTTAGAATAAAAGTTGAATCAGACATTTCAAATTTTAAAGATTTACTTTTAGGAACTTTCTTTTTTACTGTAGGGACAAAAATTGATATTATTTATTTTCTAGAAAATACGCATATCATTGTTGGACTATTCTTACTTATAATGATAATAAAAGGTTTAGTTGTATATTTAATAATAAGAAGAAAATCAGATAATAATACATCTATTAAGAGTGCAATTGCACTTTGTCAAGTTGGAGAATTCTCTTTTGCTATATTTACTCTAGCTTCAAGCCAACATGTTATCCCTGTTCAAACAGCAAATTTTTTAACTCTTATTTCAGTAATGTCTATGATATTAACACCATTTTTCCTAAATAATATTTATAAAATTTCTAGTTTACTTTCTAAAGATTTATATGAGTCAGATAATATTCAACCTCTTGATGAGCAAAATCATATAATTATTTGTGGTTTTTCTATTTTAGGAAGAGTTGTTGCAAGAGATTTAGCAGATAGAAATGTACCTTTTATTATTGTTACAAATGATTTAAGACAGGTTCAATTTGCAACAAAAATGGGATATAAAGCATATTTTGGACATTTACAAAAAAAATCTGTTTTAGAAGCTTTAAGAACTGAAAAATCTTCAAGTATAATTGTGACAATAACTGAAACTCATGACAAAATTTTAATTTGTGATGCTATTCTTAAATATTATCCAGAGGCAAATATTATTTTAAAATATGAATCAATGGAAGAAAAACATCTTTTAATGGATTTAAATATAAAGAAATTTGTACATGCTCACGCTGAAGTTGGAAGATTATTAGTAGAAGAAGCGACACATTCTTGTGATTTAAGTTTACACAAATATGATTAA
- a CDS encoding YcaO-like family protein, translating into MNLLSKDAPLETSITKMKKIIDDFGYKIKLSKEKNPVKNSFSINLSFEGANNFIFSNGKGSLLNSCLASAYGEFIERLQTNLYFNDFYLENRKFFKDQKEFDKNEDFLDSELKKYYTMEGLEKNDFLDFNSSNFENIVTLPFINQSSEKTVYFPTSILSNLYASNGLSTGNTKDEAKVQALCEVFERYVKLKVIKEGLSLPEFPKEVLSFFPKINEDIKALENHGYIVKVYDASLGGLYPVTAIAFINPKNNTLFLSFGSHPILEASIERTLTELLQGREIDELDSFERPSFDLEEIGSNSNLESHFVDSNAKVGLQFLNKNKSFDYTSWKFNIENSTEQFIFLKDILDKENKTIYLREYDYLGFYSCHMIVPNFSEIYPLEDMIYNNKNQGKLIRDFILNKDKYDLEELLDELNGFDDSVNIGPFIGVIFKKDFSLFEFKADILIKLEEYEEAIFYLEQSNKPFNYILAQVLRAYQEDLDLEDHIEGLCDVFGEENIQRALNIIEGKESLINLEFADAYKNILKLFDSKKEKR; encoded by the coding sequence ATGAACTTACTCTCAAAAGATGCTCCTCTAGAGACATCTATAACAAAAATGAAAAAAATAATAGATGATTTTGGATATAAAATCAAACTATCAAAAGAAAAAAATCCTGTAAAAAATAGCTTCTCAATAAATTTAAGTTTCGAAGGTGCAAATAATTTTATTTTTTCAAATGGAAAAGGAAGCCTTTTAAACTCTTGTTTAGCAAGTGCATATGGTGAATTTATAGAAAGATTACAAACAAATTTATATTTTAATGATTTTTACTTAGAAAATAGAAAATTTTTCAAAGATCAAAAAGAGTTTGATAAAAATGAAGATTTCCTAGATTCTGAACTTAAAAAATATTACACTATGGAAGGACTTGAGAAAAATGATTTTTTAGATTTTAATTCAAGTAATTTTGAAAATATTGTAACTCTTCCTTTTATAAATCAATCTTCAGAAAAAACAGTATATTTTCCTACAAGTATATTATCAAACTTGTATGCAAGCAATGGATTATCAACAGGAAATACAAAAGATGAAGCAAAAGTTCAAGCTTTATGCGAAGTTTTTGAAAGATATGTAAAACTTAAAGTTATAAAAGAAGGGCTATCTCTTCCAGAATTTCCAAAAGAAGTTTTAAGCTTTTTCCCAAAAATAAATGAAGATATAAAAGCACTAGAAAATCATGGTTATATAGTTAAAGTTTATGATGCTTCACTTGGTGGACTATATCCTGTTACTGCAATAGCATTTATAAATCCAAAAAACAACACTCTATTTTTATCTTTTGGAAGTCATCCTATATTAGAAGCTAGTATTGAAAGAACATTGACTGAATTATTGCAAGGAAGAGAAATAGATGAATTAGATAGCTTTGAAAGACCTAGTTTTGACCTTGAAGAGATAGGTTCAAATTCAAATTTAGAGTCACATTTTGTGGATTCGAATGCTAAAGTAGGACTTCAATTTTTAAATAAGAATAAATCTTTTGATTATACTTCTTGGAAATTTAACATAGAAAATAGCACTGAACAATTTATATTTTTAAAAGATATTTTAGACAAAGAAAATAAAACAATCTATTTAAGAGAGTATGATTATTTAGGGTTTTACTCTTGTCATATGATAGTTCCTAATTTTTCTGAAATTTATCCACTTGAAGATATGATTTATAACAATAAAAACCAAGGGAAATTAATACGAGATTTTATTTTAAATAAAGATAAGTATGATTTAGAAGAATTACTTGATGAATTAAATGGATTTGATGATTCTGTAAATATAGGTCCATTTATTGGTGTTATTTTCAAAAAAGATTTCTCTTTATTTGAGTTTAAAGCTGATATTTTAATTAAACTAGAAGAGTATGAAGAAGCGATTTTCTATCTTGAACAATCAAACAAACCTTTTAATTATATATTAGCTCAAGTACTAAGAGCTTATCAAGAAGATTTAGATTTAGAAGATCATATTGAAGGGCTTTGTGATGTTTTTGGTGAAGAAAATATACAAAGAGCTTTAAATATTATAGAAGGAAAAGAATCTTTAATAAACTTAGAATTTGCAGATGCATATAAAAATATTCTAAAACTATTTGATTCTAAAAAAGAGAAAAGATAA
- a CDS encoding bifunctional helix-turn-helix domain-containing protein/methylated-DNA--[protein]-cysteine S-methyltransferase, translating to MLTHKDSSTYKQIEKAIKYIDENFKSHPSIDEVAKNIGMSKYHFIRVFKEYVGVTPKQFLHSVTLNYAKEHIKESKSILDSSLDIGLSSSSRLHELFVNLIGVTPKEWKEKGKDVEITYGFGQTPFGEALIGFTDKGICYLGFCDNNKKDIFQRFNQLWENANLIFNEKLANEYLENIFIKNKKYPLFVKGTNLQINVWKALINIPNGEIATYSDIANVLDKPKSARAVANAIGKNHIGYLIPCHRVIAKSGAMSGYRWGIERKKNLLEYEINKDEQDI from the coding sequence TTGCTAACACATAAAGATAGCTCTACTTATAAACAAATAGAAAAAGCTATAAAATACATAGATGAGAATTTCAAATCTCATCCAAGTATTGATGAAGTAGCAAAAAATATTGGTATGAGTAAGTACCATTTTATAAGAGTATTTAAAGAATATGTAGGTGTTACACCTAAACAGTTCTTACATAGTGTTACACTAAATTATGCAAAAGAGCATATCAAAGAGTCCAAATCCATTCTTGATAGTAGTTTGGATATTGGACTTTCTAGTTCAAGTCGTCTTCATGAACTTTTTGTAAACCTTATAGGAGTAACTCCAAAAGAGTGGAAAGAAAAAGGTAAAGATGTAGAGATAACTTATGGATTTGGACAAACACCTTTTGGTGAAGCTTTGATTGGTTTTACAGATAAAGGAATTTGTTATTTAGGTTTTTGTGATAACAATAAAAAAGATATTTTTCAAAGATTTAATCAACTTTGGGAAAATGCTAATTTAATTTTTAATGAAAAATTAGCAAATGAATATTTGGAAAATATCTTTATAAAAAATAAAAAATATCCTCTTTTTGTAAAAGGTACAAATTTACAGATAAATGTTTGGAAAGCACTAATTAATATTCCAAATGGAGAAATTGCAACATATAGTGATATAGCAAATGTCCTAGATAAGCCAAAATCAGCAAGAGCAGTTGCAAATGCAATTGGTAAAAACCATATAGGTTATTTAATTCCTTGTCATAGAGTAATAGCAAAAAGTGGAGCTATGAGTGGTTATAGATGGGGCATAGAGAGAAAAAAGAACCTATTAGAATATGAAATAAATAAAGATGAACAAGATATTTAA
- a CDS encoding glycosyltransferase family 2 protein, with the protein MRYIILGLIMAGLFQVFFWITQDNLVTIKDSSMDKIESLSYSPYEGYEKKLLSKQQISDDVNLLQNFTTKIRTYAAKEAYEILEGSKDSTMPIDLGLWISGDHQENYLEIQRALQILEKYPNRVENVIVGNEVLLRADITEEELFAYVDFMKSLTNKPITVAETWDVWERVPDLAKHVDFLTIHILPYWEKIPIDRYNEFLLEKYSIVEKIHPNRKIVIGETGWPSHGYNNNKAIPNIKNQAQAIRSFVSLAQEKGWHYNIIEAFDQPWKGYDEGNVGQYWGIFDVDRKLKFQLAGAIELNQYWLYQMIAAILIGALLTIFGLRNQKVNISHAFAYAIAAQGMAFGIVMAAIYPFINYMNFGMWVMWGMGSFLMIPLVIITLAKANELFRSTIGVTPTRLVPLDLKSQNAPLVSIHVPAYKEQPHVLAETLESLSKLRYPNFEVLVIINNTPEDFYKTPIKELCEKLGDKFKYLDIKCTGFKAGALNAALEYTDKNAEIIAVIDADYKVESPWLIDLVPLFDDPKVAIVQAPQDHRDGDESIIKKAMNAEYAGFFDIGMVDRNEENAIVVHGTMVMVRLSAMMEVGGWGTDTIVEDSELGLRLFEAGYIAHYTNRRYGFGLLPDTVEAFKTQRHRWAYGAIQILKKHWREFKPSSNRLSPRQKNKFVTGWFFWLSDAMGPIMAVMNIIWVPVIIFVGVTIPTIPLTIPIITAFLVNILHTFILYRTKVKATFKEIFLSSIASMSLQLIIFKAVFDGFIKDGLPFKRTEKGGKAKKSANPIKYETILCILLLTAFFALIFTNHTGITEIYVFAATIFIQTIPYISAIIMRILELYSIKNQKS; encoded by the coding sequence AGAGTCTCTTTCTTACTCTCCATATGAGGGGTATGAAAAAAAACTTTTGTCGAAACAACAAATTTCTGACGATGTAAATTTATTACAAAACTTTACAACAAAAATTAGAACATATGCGGCAAAAGAAGCTTATGAAATCTTAGAAGGTTCAAAAGATAGCACTATGCCAATCGATTTAGGACTTTGGATTAGTGGTGATCATCAAGAAAACTATCTTGAAATACAAAGAGCTTTACAAATTTTGGAAAAATATCCAAACAGAGTAGAAAATGTAATTGTTGGAAATGAGGTTTTGCTAAGAGCTGATATAACAGAAGAAGAACTTTTTGCTTATGTTGATTTCATGAAATCTCTTACAAATAAACCAATAACAGTTGCCGAAACTTGGGATGTTTGGGAAAGAGTTCCAGATCTAGCAAAACATGTAGATTTTTTAACAATACACATTTTACCTTATTGGGAAAAAATTCCAATCGATAGATACAATGAGTTCCTACTTGAAAAATATTCAATAGTTGAAAAAATTCATCCAAATAGAAAGATAGTAATTGGGGAAACTGGTTGGCCAAGTCATGGTTATAACAATAATAAGGCTATTCCAAATATAAAGAATCAAGCTCAAGCTATCAGAAGCTTTGTTAGTTTAGCACAAGAAAAAGGATGGCATTATAACATCATTGAAGCATTTGATCAACCCTGGAAAGGTTATGATGAGGGTAATGTTGGACAATATTGGGGAATATTTGATGTTGATAGAAAACTAAAATTCCAACTAGCCGGAGCAATTGAATTAAATCAATATTGGTTATATCAGATGATTGCAGCCATTTTAATTGGTGCTTTACTAACAATCTTTGGACTTAGAAATCAAAAAGTTAATATTAGCCATGCATTTGCTTACGCAATAGCTGCTCAAGGAATGGCATTTGGTATCGTAATGGCTGCAATTTACCCATTTATAAACTATATGAATTTTGGTATGTGGGTAATGTGGGGAATGGGAAGTTTTTTAATGATCCCACTTGTAATTATAACTTTAGCAAAAGCAAATGAGCTATTTAGATCAACTATTGGAGTAACTCCAACAAGATTGGTTCCACTTGATTTAAAATCTCAAAATGCACCACTTGTTTCAATTCATGTTCCTGCATATAAAGAGCAACCACATGTTTTAGCTGAAACATTGGAAAGTTTATCAAAACTTAGATATCCAAATTTTGAAGTTTTAGTTATCATAAATAATACTCCTGAAGACTTTTATAAAACTCCAATTAAAGAGCTTTGTGAAAAATTAGGAGATAAATTTAAATATCTTGATATTAAGTGTACAGGATTTAAAGCTGGTGCTTTAAATGCAGCACTTGAATATACAGATAAGAATGCAGAAATTATTGCTGTTATTGATGCAGATTATAAAGTAGAATCTCCTTGGCTTATAGACCTAGTACCTTTATTTGACGATCCAAAAGTTGCTATTGTTCAAGCACCTCAAGATCATAGAGATGGCGATGAATCAATTATTAAAAAAGCTATGAATGCAGAGTATGCTGGTTTCTTTGATATTGGTATGGTTGATAGAAATGAAGAAAATGCAATAGTTGTTCATGGAACAATGGTAATGGTAAGACTTAGTGCTATGATGGAAGTTGGTGGTTGGGGAACTGACACAATTGTTGAAGATAGTGAATTAGGTCTTAGATTATTTGAAGCTGGATATATAGCTCATTATACAAATAGAAGATATGGATTTGGACTTTTACCTGATACAGTTGAAGCATTTAAAACTCAAAGACATAGATGGGCTTATGGAGCTATTCAAATTCTTAAAAAACACTGGAGAGAGTTCAAACCAAGTTCAAATAGACTTAGTCCTAGACAAAAAAATAAATTTGTTACAGGTTGGTTCTTCTGGTTAAGTGATGCTATGGGTCCAATTATGGCGGTTATGAATATTATTTGGGTTCCAGTTATTATATTTGTCGGAGTTACAATTCCTACAATTCCACTTACAATTCCAATTATTACAGCGTTTTTAGTAAATATTTTACATACGTTTATTTTATATAGAACAAAAGTGAAAGCTACATTTAAAGAAATTTTCTTAAGCTCAATTGCTTCTATGAGTTTACAGTTAATTATTTTTAAAGCTGTATTTGATGGATTTATCAAAGATGGTTTACCATTTAAAAGAACAGAAAAAGGTGGAAAAGCTAAGAAAAGTGCAAACCCTATTAAATATGAAACAATTTTATGTATTTTACTTTTAACTGCTTTTTTTGCTCTGATATTTACAAATCATACAGGAATTACTGAAATTTATGTATTTGCAGCAACTATATTTATTCAAACTATTCCATATATTAGTGCAATTATTATGAGAATATTGGAGTTATACTCTATTAAAAATCAGAAATCTTAA
- a CDS encoding DUF6172 family protein: MRKVFQIDVSNKTRDRQIDSIKNEIRKYIKREKSKKLPEEFNSWFFDCKFGQTLELAKEISFADIIKSVDLANGENYPSFYLEIISRPVFKEKKLSVDEEILED, encoded by the coding sequence ATGAGAAAAGTATTTCAAATAGATGTTTCAAATAAAACTAGAGATAGACAAATCGATAGTATAAAAAATGAAATTAGAAAATATATAAAAAGAGAAAAAAGTAAAAAATTACCAGAAGAGTTCAATTCATGGTTTTTTGATTGTAAATTTGGACAAACTCTAGAACTTGCAAAAGAGATAAGTTTTGCTGATATTATTAAAAGTGTTGATTTAGCAAATGGTGAAAATTATCCTAGTTTTTATCTAGAAATAATTTCTCGTCCAGTATTTAAGGAAAAGAAACTATCAGTAGATGAAGAAATTTTAGAAGATTAA